The Halorhabdus sp. BNX81 genome includes a region encoding these proteins:
- the purH gene encoding bifunctional phosphoribosylaminoimidazolecarboxamide formyltransferase/IMP cyclohydrolase encodes MKVAGMASNRGRNLMNLADRTPGGAELSVVLTNDADAPVLEKAQDRGIPTEVVEHEASESREAHEQRVLEALADYEFDLVALDGYMRILTETILEETPTTLNVHPALLPAFKGMDVHEDVLDAGVSMTGCTVHVVDESVDDGPIVTQEPVPVREGDTVEDLKERVLYEGEFTAYPRAIQWFAEDRVEIDWEEGTVAVEGDDGGAYPERRIESDDRVRELRYGENPHQDAALYADRTCEEANVVDAPQLNDGAKGMGYNNYNDTDAALNLVKEFDDPACAVIKHTNPAGCAVADSISEAYADALATDPKSAFGGIVALNRECDAATAEQIIESFKEVVVAPGYTDDALDVLFEKDNLRVLDVSNQYDPTDPLTEKPIVGGRLVQDRDLQTVTEDDLEVVTEREPTDEQLEAMRFAWQTIKHVKSNAIVFAKGTETVGVGAGQVSRVDAVEIAKMKAASDAEGKDADGAVMASDAFFPFPDGIDAADEAGIEAVIQPGGSVNDDDVIERADELDIAMVFTGSRAFRHD; translated from the coding sequence ATGAAGGTAGCCGGAATGGCCTCGAACAGAGGTCGCAACCTCATGAACCTCGCCGACCGCACGCCGGGAGGGGCCGAGTTGTCCGTCGTCCTGACGAACGACGCCGACGCACCCGTCCTGGAGAAAGCCCAGGATCGCGGTATCCCGACGGAAGTCGTCGAGCACGAGGCGAGCGAGTCACGTGAAGCCCACGAGCAACGCGTCCTCGAAGCACTCGCCGATTACGAGTTCGATCTGGTCGCCCTCGACGGATACATGCGGATCCTGACGGAGACGATTCTCGAGGAGACACCGACAACACTGAACGTCCATCCCGCACTCCTGCCCGCGTTCAAGGGCATGGACGTTCACGAGGACGTTCTCGACGCAGGGGTCAGCATGACGGGCTGTACCGTCCACGTCGTGGACGAGAGCGTCGACGACGGCCCGATCGTCACCCAGGAGCCGGTCCCCGTCCGGGAGGGCGACACCGTCGAGGATCTCAAGGAGCGCGTCCTCTACGAGGGCGAGTTCACAGCCTATCCCCGTGCGATCCAGTGGTTCGCCGAGGATCGCGTCGAAATCGACTGGGAGGAAGGCACGGTCGCCGTCGAAGGCGACGACGGCGGAGCCTATCCCGAGCGCCGGATCGAGAGCGACGACCGCGTCCGGGAGTTGCGCTACGGCGAGAACCCCCATCAGGACGCCGCGCTGTACGCGGATCGAACCTGTGAGGAAGCGAACGTCGTCGACGCCCCCCAGCTCAACGACGGGGCGAAGGGGATGGGCTACAACAACTACAACGACACCGACGCGGCCCTCAACCTCGTCAAGGAATTCGACGATCCTGCCTGCGCAGTCATCAAGCACACCAACCCGGCGGGCTGTGCGGTCGCCGACTCGATCAGCGAGGCCTACGCCGATGCGCTGGCGACCGATCCCAAGAGCGCCTTCGGCGGCATCGTCGCCCTCAATCGTGAGTGTGACGCCGCAACGGCCGAACAGATCATCGAGTCGTTCAAGGAGGTCGTCGTCGCGCCGGGGTACACCGACGACGCGTTGGACGTGCTCTTCGAGAAGGACAATCTCCGCGTGTTGGATGTCAGCAACCAGTACGATCCCACGGACCCCCTGACCGAGAAGCCGATCGTCGGCGGCCGATTGGTTCAGGATCGGGACCTCCAGACAGTCACCGAGGACGATCTCGAAGTGGTCACCGAGCGCGAGCCGACCGACGAACAGCTCGAAGCGATGCGCTTTGCCTGGCAGACGATCAAACACGTCAAGTCCAACGCGATCGTCTTCGCGAAAGGGACGGAAACCGTCGGCGTCGGTGCCGGGCAAGTCTCCCGGGTCGACGCCGTCGAGATCGCGAAGATGAAGGCCGCGAGTGACGCCGAGGGCAAAGATGCCGACGGGGCCGTGATGGCCTCCGATGCCTTCTTCCCGTTCCCGGACGGCATCGACGCGGCCGACGAGGCAGGCATCGAGGCGGTCATCCAGCCTGGGGGCAGCGTCAACGACGACGACGTGATCGAGCGGGCCGACGAACTCGACATCGCGATGGTATTCACCGGCTCGCGAGCGTTCCGGCACGACTAG
- a CDS encoding OB-fold domain-containing protein produces the protein MSDEVRDDGYDDFMDALEEGEPYYVECANGHASLPPRRLCPECATDDLGEAPLAETGELLTYNVTHVPTPEFADDVPFVLGIAEFGDVRLTGQVRADSEDVEVGDTVSIGTDVSETNGERYIAFDLE, from the coding sequence ATGAGCGACGAAGTCCGTGACGATGGCTACGACGACTTCATGGACGCCTTGGAGGAGGGCGAGCCCTACTACGTCGAATGTGCGAACGGCCACGCCTCACTGCCGCCGCGGCGACTCTGCCCGGAATGTGCAACCGACGACCTCGGCGAGGCACCGCTGGCCGAGACGGGCGAGCTGCTGACGTACAACGTCACGCACGTCCCGACGCCGGAGTTCGCCGACGACGTGCCGTTCGTCCTCGGGATCGCCGAGTTCGGCGACGTCCGCCTGACCGGTCAGGTTCGCGCCGACAGCGAAGACGTGGAGGTCGGCGACACCGTCTCGATCGGCACTGACGTCAGCGAGACGAACGGCGAGCGCTACATCGCGTTCGATCTCGAATAA
- a CDS encoding thiolase domain-containing protein → MSTPIAGVGMTKFGEMADRTGRDLFAEAGETAIEDAGIDRGEIDALYLGNFMGELSERQGHMGPLMAKMLGLDVPATRVESACASGGMAVRQGIQAVRAGTADIVLVGGVERMHNMGTTGATGGLSVAADDLWEIKHGITFPGAYALMAKRYFETHGGDREDLAEIAVKNHANAANNPLAQYQTEITIEKVLDAFPVADPLGLFDASPITDGAAAAIIVSEDYAAEHDLDAPVSITGTGQGTDDLALQHRDSITWTPATADAAAEAYTDAGIDADDVDFLEVHDCFTIAEVLALEGLGLYDEGEAITAAREGETTADGELPVNLSGGLKAKGHPVGATGLAQISEMTKLFRGDHVNSDVVEDAEVGLTHNAGGTVASAVVHVLEVEQ, encoded by the coding sequence ATGTCCACACCGATCGCTGGAGTCGGAATGACGAAGTTCGGCGAAATGGCCGACCGGACGGGTCGGGATCTGTTCGCCGAAGCCGGCGAGACAGCAATCGAAGACGCGGGAATCGACCGCGGAGAGATCGACGCGCTCTATCTCGGGAATTTCATGGGTGAACTCTCCGAGCGCCAGGGCCACATGGGTCCGTTGATGGCCAAAATGCTCGGGTTGGACGTCCCTGCAACGCGCGTCGAAAGCGCCTGTGCCTCGGGCGGGATGGCCGTCCGACAGGGCATTCAGGCTGTGCGTGCCGGCACTGCCGACATCGTCCTCGTCGGCGGGGTCGAGCGGATGCACAACATGGGAACCACCGGCGCGACCGGCGGGCTCTCGGTCGCGGCCGACGATCTCTGGGAAATCAAACACGGGATCACCTTCCCCGGCGCGTACGCCCTAATGGCGAAGCGATACTTCGAGACCCACGGCGGCGACCGCGAGGACCTCGCCGAGATCGCGGTCAAGAACCACGCGAACGCCGCGAACAACCCGCTTGCCCAGTACCAGACCGAGATCACGATCGAGAAGGTCCTCGACGCGTTCCCGGTCGCCGATCCGCTGGGACTCTTTGACGCGAGTCCGATCACCGACGGCGCGGCCGCGGCGATCATCGTCAGCGAAGACTATGCCGCCGAGCACGACCTCGACGCGCCGGTATCGATCACGGGCACCGGCCAGGGGACCGACGATCTCGCGCTCCAGCACCGCGACTCGATCACCTGGACGCCCGCGACGGCCGACGCCGCCGCGGAAGCCTACACCGACGCCGGCATCGACGCAGACGACGTCGACTTCCTCGAGGTCCACGACTGCTTTACGATCGCTGAAGTCCTGGCGCTCGAAGGATTGGGACTCTACGACGAAGGCGAAGCGATCACCGCCGCCCGCGAGGGCGAGACGACTGCCGACGGCGAGTTGCCCGTCAATCTCTCGGGGGGCCTGAAAGCCAAGGGGCACCCGGTCGGCGCGACCGGGCTCGCCCAGATCAGTGAGATGACGAAGCTGTTCCGCGGTGATCACGTCAACAGTGACGTCGTGGAAGACGCCGAAGTCGGACTCACGCACAACGCCGGTGGGACAGTGGCTTCAGCTGTCGTGCACGTTCTGGAGGTGGAACAATGA
- a CDS encoding 2Fe-2S iron-sulfur cluster-binding protein gives MVEVLGIALGIGFTVTAVLLHYAKGTGWEPAEDISAALLERRGAAVPETDFPEPMNRSIGGGGAAIPAGAGDADGELADGEATEADAGFDPEAIPEDEVEHYEIEFAKEGETIEVANNETILEAGEDEDWDLPYSCRQGQCLSCSGHVEDGAAEDFVKHSNNDTLSEEEMENGYCLTCTAHPTSDFTIETSETP, from the coding sequence ATGGTCGAGGTACTGGGCATCGCTCTCGGGATCGGATTCACGGTGACTGCGGTGTTATTACATTATGCGAAGGGGACCGGTTGGGAACCTGCCGAAGACATCTCTGCCGCGCTGCTGGAACGGCGTGGGGCCGCAGTCCCGGAGACGGACTTTCCGGAGCCGATGAACCGGTCGATCGGTGGTGGCGGCGCGGCAATCCCGGCGGGAGCGGGCGATGCAGACGGCGAACTCGCTGACGGCGAAGCCACGGAGGCTGATGCCGGGTTCGATCCCGAGGCCATCCCCGAAGACGAAGTCGAACACTACGAGATCGAATTTGCGAAGGAGGGTGAGACGATCGAGGTGGCCAACAACGAGACGATCCTGGAGGCCGGTGAGGACGAGGACTGGGATCTGCCGTACTCCTGTCGCCAGGGCCAGTGCCTGTCGTGTTCGGGCCACGTCGAGGACGGGGCGGCCGAGGACTTCGTCAAGCACTCGAACAACGACACGCTGAGCGAGGAGGAGATGGAAAACGGCTACTGTCTGACCTGCACGGCCCACCCGACTTCGGACTTCACCATCGAGACCAGCGAGACGCCCTGA
- a CDS encoding DUF1028 domain-containing protein: MTFSICVRERYTDESGSDQTRFGVAVTTRLPGVGTLCPFASEHGAVATQSHVNVELGRKGVEYLDDGLAVEDALEALLSADDGRPQRQVHGVGTAGEFAFSGEECKPWYGDRVGDNFTVAGNLLTGESVIEEVATAYEDSAPPLGPDADVDRPLAARLIDALAAGHAEGGDKREELPVQSAAMIVETTEDRSMDPYYNDLRVDATETPIKDLRETYEQAERGFEMARERYEDADDGDNTEDAG; the protein is encoded by the coding sequence ATGACGTTCAGCATCTGTGTTCGCGAACGGTACACCGACGAGAGCGGGAGCGACCAGACTCGATTCGGGGTGGCCGTGACGACACGTCTCCCGGGAGTCGGAACGCTGTGTCCGTTCGCCAGCGAACACGGGGCCGTCGCGACCCAGAGTCACGTCAACGTCGAACTTGGCCGGAAAGGCGTCGAGTATCTCGACGACGGGCTTGCCGTCGAGGATGCGCTCGAAGCGCTGCTCAGCGCAGACGACGGACGGCCACAGCGCCAGGTCCACGGCGTCGGCACAGCGGGGGAGTTCGCGTTCTCGGGCGAGGAGTGCAAGCCCTGGTATGGCGACCGCGTCGGTGACAATTTCACCGTCGCCGGGAACCTCCTGACGGGCGAGTCGGTCATCGAGGAGGTAGCGACTGCCTACGAAGACAGCGCGCCGCCACTCGGCCCCGACGCGGACGTCGACCGTCCACTTGCGGCGCGATTGATCGACGCGCTGGCGGCCGGGCACGCCGAGGGTGGCGACAAACGCGAGGAGTTGCCCGTCCAAAGCGCCGCGATGATCGTCGAAACGACCGAAGACCGCTCGATGGACCCCTATTACAACGACCTCCGTGTGGACGCGACCGAGACGCCGATCAAGGACCTCCGGGAGACGTACGAACAGGCCGAACGCGGGTTCGAGATGGCCCGCGAACGGTACGAGGACGCTGACGACGGGGACAATACCGAGGACGCCGGATGA
- a CDS encoding Glu/Leu/Phe/Val dehydrogenase, whose translation MSNSVNPFESLQSQIDDASASLDAGDDVLESLKHPQRVLETTLTVEMDDGSLETFKAFRSQFNDARGPYKGGIRYHPGVNRDEVKALSGWMVYKCATVGIPLGGGKGGIVIDPSEYSESELERITRAFAVELRPLIGEDRDVPAPDVNTGQREMNWIKDTYETLENTTEPGVVTGKSLDSGGSEGRVEATGRSSMLVAREAFSYLDRDISEATVAVQGYGNAGWITADLLEDLGASIVAVSDSSGAIRTDGEFDARAVKDHKRETGSVVGYAGADEELTNDELLTLDVDILVPAALENAIDEELAADVTADVIVEAANGPLTPKADEVLADEDVLVIPDILANAGGVTVSYFEWVQNRQRNYWSEERVNEELEDVIVTAFDDLVSAYEDEDLPTLRVAAYVVALRRVLSASEQAGHWG comes from the coding sequence ATGTCAAATTCGGTCAATCCGTTCGAGAGCTTACAGTCACAGATCGACGACGCGTCGGCGTCCCTCGATGCCGGCGACGACGTCCTGGAGAGCCTGAAACACCCCCAGCGCGTCCTGGAGACGACGCTCACCGTCGAAATGGACGACGGGAGCCTCGAGACGTTCAAAGCGTTCCGATCGCAGTTCAACGACGCCCGCGGCCCGTACAAGGGTGGCATCCGCTATCATCCGGGCGTCAACCGCGACGAGGTCAAGGCACTGTCGGGCTGGATGGTTTATAAGTGTGCGACGGTCGGAATCCCGCTCGGCGGCGGCAAGGGCGGCATCGTCATCGACCCGAGCGAGTATTCGGAGAGTGAACTCGAACGCATCACGCGAGCCTTCGCGGTGGAACTTCGGCCGCTGATCGGTGAGGATCGAGACGTTCCTGCGCCGGACGTCAACACCGGCCAGCGCGAGATGAACTGGATCAAGGACACCTACGAGACACTGGAGAACACCACCGAACCCGGTGTCGTCACCGGGAAGTCCCTCGACAGTGGCGGCAGCGAGGGTCGCGTCGAGGCGACCGGTCGCTCGTCGATGCTGGTCGCCCGCGAGGCCTTTTCGTACCTCGATCGGGACATCAGCGAGGCGACCGTCGCGGTCCAGGGCTACGGGAACGCCGGCTGGATCACGGCCGATCTGCTCGAAGATCTCGGGGCCTCGATCGTCGCCGTCTCGGACTCCTCGGGTGCGATCCGGACCGACGGCGAATTCGATGCTCGCGCGGTCAAAGACCACAAGCGAGAGACGGGCAGCGTCGTCGGCTACGCCGGTGCCGACGAGGAACTCACCAACGACGAACTCCTGACGCTGGACGTCGATATTCTGGTGCCGGCGGCACTCGAAAACGCCATCGACGAGGAACTCGCCGCCGATGTCACGGCGGACGTCATCGTCGAAGCAGCCAACGGGCCGCTGACCCCCAAAGCTGACGAAGTGCTCGCAGACGAGGACGTCCTGGTCATTCCGGACATTCTGGCGAACGCGGGCGGCGTCACCGTCTCCTACTTCGAGTGGGTGCAGAACCGCCAGCGCAACTACTGGAGCGAGGAGCGCGTCAACGAGGAACTCGAAGACGTGATCGTCACTGCCTTCGATGATCTCGTGTCCGCTTACGAGGACGAAGACCTGCCGACGCTGCGGGTCGCAGCTTACGTCGTTGCCCTCCGTCGCGTCCTCTCGGCGAGTGAGCAGGCAGGCCACTGGGGCTAA
- a CDS encoding SRPBCC family protein: MSVYERSVHVDAPFEDVWEFHSTIDGLDALTPGWVNLRAESVRGPDGEDDPDEMIVGTTAIVSLRPFGVGPRQKSTTRIVERERTGGDGRETGYFVDEMSGGPFAHWRHTHRFEAVEGGTRITDHVEYRLAGGALGRLASPLAVVGFAPMFRYRHRQTKQLLE, from the coding sequence ATGTCTGTCTACGAGCGATCAGTCCACGTCGACGCCCCGTTCGAGGACGTCTGGGAGTTTCACTCGACGATCGACGGGCTGGACGCCCTGACGCCGGGCTGGGTCAATCTCCGAGCCGAATCCGTCCGTGGCCCCGACGGCGAGGACGATCCCGACGAAATGATCGTCGGCACGACGGCGATCGTGTCGCTTCGCCCGTTCGGCGTCGGGCCACGCCAGAAGTCGACGACACGGATCGTCGAGCGCGAACGGACGGGCGGCGATGGGCGGGAGACGGGCTACTTTGTCGACGAGATGTCCGGCGGCCCGTTCGCCCACTGGCGACACACCCACCGTTTCGAGGCCGTCGAGGGTGGGACGCGAATCACTGATCACGTCGAGTACCGACTGGCTGGTGGCGCGCTCGGCAGGCTCGCGAGCCCGCTCGCAGTGGTCGGCTTCGCGCCGATGTTCCGGTATCGCCATCGACAGACGAAGCAGCTTCTGGAGTGA
- a CDS encoding DMT family transporter — protein MSRSFVDRIESAPPLAGLSVAVLAVSTSAILIRWSAAPSIVAAFYRVLFTTLLLTPVAIWRQPSAFARLSWRDAGGAALAGVALAIHFAAWFESLAWTSVAASVTLVQAQPLFVAFAAPLLLDERVGPRTVAGIVLAVAGIAVMSAADLLGAGVLGPNPLYGNALALLGALAMAGYVLAGRSIRQRLPLLPYVIVVYTVAAVTLLVILGVQRVPLLAYPPAEWVLFFAMAVGPGVFGHTVLNWALAHLESSVVSVSLLGEPVGSTLLALVLLGEIPGIVTALGGVVVLSGIVLTARARQQGA, from the coding sequence GTGTCGCGTTCGTTCGTCGATCGGATCGAAAGCGCCCCGCCGCTCGCGGGGCTGTCGGTCGCGGTGCTTGCGGTCTCGACCAGTGCCATTCTGATCCGCTGGAGCGCCGCCCCGTCGATCGTCGCTGCGTTCTATCGTGTGCTTTTCACCACGCTGTTGCTTACGCCCGTGGCGATCTGGCGACAGCCATCGGCGTTCGCCCGGCTCTCGTGGCGGGACGCGGGCGGTGCGGCCCTGGCCGGGGTCGCGCTGGCGATCCACTTCGCCGCCTGGTTCGAGAGTCTGGCGTGGACGAGCGTGGCTGCCTCGGTGACGCTCGTCCAGGCCCAACCGCTGTTCGTCGCTTTCGCCGCCCCGCTCCTGCTCGACGAACGGGTCGGCCCGCGGACCGTCGCCGGCATAGTGCTCGCCGTCGCCGGAATTGCCGTCATGTCGGCAGCGGATCTCCTCGGCGCAGGCGTCCTCGGGCCGAATCCGCTCTACGGGAACGCGCTGGCGCTGCTCGGCGCGCTCGCGATGGCGGGGTACGTCCTCGCCGGGCGATCGATCCGCCAGCGATTGCCCCTGCTCCCGTACGTGATCGTGGTCTATACGGTGGCCGCAGTCACGCTGCTTGTCATTCTCGGTGTGCAGCGTGTGCCGCTACTCGCGTATCCGCCGGCCGAGTGGGTGCTCTTTTTCGCCATGGCGGTCGGTCCGGGCGTGTTCGGTCATACGGTTCTCAACTGGGCACTGGCGCACCTCGAATCGAGCGTCGTCAGTGTGTCGCTGTTGGGGGAACCGGTCGGCTCGACGCTGTTGGCACTCGTGCTGCTCGGAGAGATACCGGGGATCGTGACGGCGCTCGGCGGTGTCGTCGTCCTTTCCGGGATCGTACTGACTGCCCGGGCGCGCCAACAGGGGGCGTGA
- a CDS encoding alpha/beta hydrolase: MSAETEIPDQWVRGFVEANGIELHYCRTNGSGPPVVVSHGFTDDGYCRLDLARELGDDFDVVLYDARGHGRSAAPDEGYGPSERAADLLGVLDALALEDPILFGHSMGADTVTKAAATQPDRPRAVILEDPVWMLEGVNEVIEEDPGADIAEQIAWWRDHSVEELLEADPMFSDLAERGQPDLARRVAEARQRLRPEIGRVSEGEFVDPTETYGDIETPTLILKADADESEREREQEIASLLPDGRIVHIEDAGHCVFWDERERATEELRKFLATV; the protein is encoded by the coding sequence ATGAGTGCAGAGACTGAGATTCCGGACCAGTGGGTGCGCGGATTCGTCGAGGCGAACGGCATCGAGTTACACTACTGCCGCACGAACGGGTCTGGCCCGCCCGTCGTCGTCTCCCACGGCTTCACCGACGACGGGTACTGTCGGCTCGACCTCGCCCGCGAACTCGGCGACGACTTCGACGTCGTGCTGTACGACGCTCGCGGGCACGGCCGCTCGGCCGCCCCCGACGAGGGGTACGGCCCGTCCGAGCGAGCGGCTGACTTACTCGGCGTGCTCGATGCGCTCGCCCTCGAGGACCCGATCCTGTTCGGCCACTCCATGGGTGCCGATACGGTCACAAAAGCGGCGGCTACGCAACCGGACCGACCGCGAGCCGTCATCCTCGAGGACCCCGTCTGGATGCTCGAGGGAGTCAACGAAGTGATCGAGGAAGATCCGGGTGCGGATATCGCCGAGCAGATCGCGTGGTGGCGCGATCACAGCGTCGAAGAACTCCTCGAAGCCGACCCCATGTTCAGCGACCTCGCCGAGCGCGGACAGCCCGACCTCGCCCGCCGCGTGGCCGAAGCCAGACAGCGACTCCGACCCGAGATCGGCCGCGTGTCCGAAGGGGAATTTGTCGATCCGACCGAGACCTACGGCGATATCGAGACACCGACGCTCATCCTGAAAGCCGACGCCGACGAGAGCGAACGCGAGCGCGAACAGGAGATCGCTTCCCTCCTCCCGGACGGGCGTATCGTACACATCGAGGACGCCGGACACTGCGTCTTCTGGGACGAACGCGAGCGCGCCACCGAGGAACTTCGGAAGTTCCTGGCGACGGTGTGA
- a CDS encoding RIO1 family regulatory kinase/ATPase, which translates to MAVRRLLRGQIAWPQLETIVEAVLDRYDEPAGRIEFLDANNWLSVPLVVNDRYFVKIISQQHSLVHALLTTGRNLGAFTSGTEGFFEHFGTPVEMAEHEFEAAQRMQSVGVNVPEPVEAFEVEGYGVLVFEYVPAFRTLEAVGVSTARDLAPDLFAALDQMHQGGLAHGDLRSENVLVVEGELYFIDATSVRGDIAEARAYDVACALGVLSPLLGPGETVELAIEVVGAETLLAAREFLDFVTIRPDHDFDAAAVKGEIEKITTG; encoded by the coding sequence ATGGCCGTCCGTCGGTTGTTGCGCGGGCAGATCGCCTGGCCACAGCTCGAAACCATCGTCGAGGCCGTCCTGGACCGCTACGACGAGCCGGCGGGCCGCATCGAGTTTTTGGACGCCAACAACTGGCTGTCGGTGCCGCTGGTCGTCAACGACCGCTATTTCGTGAAGATCATCTCCCAACAGCACTCGCTGGTTCACGCACTGTTGACGACCGGCCGCAACCTCGGCGCGTTCACCAGCGGGACCGAAGGCTTTTTCGAACACTTCGGGACACCGGTGGAGATGGCCGAACATGAGTTCGAGGCAGCCCAGCGGATGCAGTCGGTGGGCGTCAACGTCCCCGAACCGGTGGAAGCCTTCGAGGTGGAGGGCTATGGCGTTCTCGTCTTCGAATACGTTCCCGCATTTCGGACGCTCGAAGCGGTCGGGGTGTCTACCGCTCGCGATCTCGCACCTGACCTGTTCGCCGCCCTCGATCAAATGCACCAGGGGGGACTCGCCCACGGCGACCTCCGAAGCGAGAACGTCCTCGTCGTCGAGGGCGAACTGTACTTCATCGACGCGACGAGCGTCCGCGGCGACATCGCAGAGGCCCGAGCGTACGATGTCGCGTGCGCGCTTGGCGTCCTGTCGCCGCTACTCGGTCCTGGCGAAACGGTGGAACTCGCGATTGAGGTCGTCGGAGCCGAGACGCTGCTTGCCGCCCGGGAGTTCCTCGATTTCGTGACGATCCGGCCGGATCACGACTTCGACGCGGCAGCCGTCAAAGGCGAGATCGAGAAGATTACCACCGGATAG
- a CDS encoding GNAT family protein, translating to MPGHTFLRGDDITLRPIEADDAEFLAETINHPDVWPALGAYDPLNDQQEREWIESLGDSDDIHLLICADDEPVGTIGLNEMFDVWGTAELGYYLHPDAQGNGYASDAARRLVRYGFEDHRLAKVYANVYEDNDASQAVLESVGFEREGVFRDHAFVRGERVDVYRYGLLAKEFGADAE from the coding sequence ATGCCGGGCCACACGTTCCTGCGCGGTGACGACATCACGTTACGACCGATCGAAGCTGACGACGCCGAGTTCCTCGCCGAGACCATCAACCACCCCGATGTCTGGCCGGCGCTTGGAGCGTACGATCCATTGAACGACCAGCAGGAGCGCGAATGGATCGAGAGTCTCGGCGACAGCGACGATATCCACTTGCTGATCTGTGCGGACGACGAGCCAGTCGGGACGATCGGCCTCAACGAGATGTTCGACGTCTGGGGGACGGCCGAACTCGGCTACTACCTCCACCCCGACGCTCAGGGGAACGGTTACGCGAGTGATGCCGCCCGACGGCTCGTTCGGTACGGCTTCGAGGATCACCGGCTGGCGAAGGTGTATGCGAACGTCTACGAAGATAACGACGCCTCCCAAGCCGTGCTTGAATCCGTCGGGTTCGAACGCGAAGGCGTCTTCCGTGACCACGCTTTCGTCCGGGGCGAGCGCGTCGACGTGTATCGCTACGGGTTGTTGGCCAAGGAGTTCGGGGCCGACGCCGAGTGA
- the nth gene encoding endonuclease III yields the protein MGTPLEPRSAQATEVIDRLHDAYPDATISLTFSNRLELLVAVVLSAQCTDERVNETTPDLFETYQTPEDYAAAEEGELAEDIYGITFHNNKAGYLKGIGERLVEEHDGEVPDTMDALTDLPGVGRKTANVVLQHGHDVVEGIVVDTHVQRLTRRLGLTEEERPDAIEDDLMEIIPEDEWQAFTHLMISHGRAVCTARNPDCGECELEDVCPSSKRDSDVDLASGEDWE from the coding sequence ATGGGAACGCCGCTGGAACCGCGTTCGGCACAGGCCACGGAAGTCATCGACCGATTGCACGACGCCTACCCCGATGCCACAATTTCGCTCACCTTCTCGAACCGGCTTGAACTGCTCGTCGCCGTTGTCCTCTCGGCACAGTGTACCGACGAGCGCGTCAACGAAACGACGCCGGACCTCTTCGAGACGTACCAGACGCCCGAAGACTACGCCGCCGCGGAGGAAGGCGAACTCGCCGAGGACATCTACGGCATCACCTTCCACAACAACAAAGCGGGGTATCTGAAGGGGATCGGCGAGCGCCTCGTCGAGGAGCACGACGGCGAGGTGCCGGACACGATGGACGCGCTGACCGACCTTCCGGGCGTCGGTCGGAAGACCGCGAACGTCGTCCTCCAGCACGGTCACGACGTTGTCGAGGGGATCGTCGTCGACACACACGTCCAGCGGCTCACCCGTCGCCTGGGGCTCACCGAGGAGGAGCGGCCCGACGCCATCGAGGACGATCTGATGGAGATCATCCCCGAAGACGAGTGGCAGGCATTTACCCACCTCATGATTAGCCACGGCCGAGCGGTCTGTACGGCGCGGAATCCTGACTGTGGGGAGTGTGAACTCGAAGATGTTTGTCCCTCCTCGAAACGCGACAGTGACGTGGATCTTGCGAGCGGCGAGGACTGGGAGTGA